One Longimicrobium sp. genomic window, GTGGAACCAGGCGAACGTGAACGAGAAGGTCTACACCGTCTCCATGTTCACCATCGCCGCGCTCACCTGGCTCGCGTTCCTCTGGCGCGACCACGTCGAGGCGCACCGCGCCGCCGGCGCGCGCGAGGCCGGCCGGTTCCACGACGACAACGTCCTGGTGCTGATGGTGTTCATCCTGGCCCTCTCGGTGGGCAACCACCTGATGGCCTTCCTGGCCGCCCCCGCGGTGCTCATCTTCATCGTGCTGGTGCGGCCGCGCTCGCTGGCCAACTGGCGGCTCTACGCCTTCGCCTTCGTCTTCGGCTTCCTGGGCCTCTCGGTCCACCTCTTCCTCTCCATCCGCGCCGGCCTGCACCCGGTCATCAACGAGGCCTCTCCCACCTGCGACTCGGTGGGCTCGGCGCTCCTGTCCATCCTGGGCTTCGGCCGCTTCGAGCTGCCGGGCGCGTGCGAGAACCTGCACGCCGCGCTCGCCCGCGAGCAGTACGGCAAGCCCCCGATCTTCCAGCGGCAGGCGCCCTTCGTCTCGCAGATTCTCACCTACTTCCAGTACTTCGACTGGCAGTGGGCGCGCTCGGTGGCCGGCGCCACCGGGTACTTCGCGGCCCCGCGCGTGTTCATCACCCTGGTGTTCCTGGCGCTGGGCGGCTACGGCGCCCTGGAGCACTTCCGGCGCGACCGGAAGAGCTTCGCCTACCTGGGCGTGCTCTTCCTGACGCTCTCGGTGGGGCTCACCATCTACATGAACTTCAAGTACGGCTTCGGGCAGATCCGGGCCATGGGGCAGAACCCCGACCTGGCCGAGGTGCGCGAGCGCGACTACTTCTTCCTGGTCTCCTTCTCGCTCTGGGGGCTGTGGGTGGGCATCGGCCTCACCGCGCTCTGGCTCTCGCTCTCCGAGGCCCTGGGCGGCGCCCGCAAGAACGCCCTGGCGCTCGCCTCGCCCGTCTTCGCGCTGGCGCTCATTCCGCTGGTGCTCAACTGGCCGTACGCCAGCCGGCGCAACGACTGGGCGGCGCGCGACTTCGCGTACAACATGCTGATGTCGGTGGAGCCGTACGGGGTGCTCTTCACCAACGGCGACAACGACACCTTCCCCCTCTGGTACGTGCAGGAGGTGGAGGGCATCCGGCGCGACGTCACCGTGATGGTGCTCAGCTACCTGAACACCGACTGGTACCCCAAGCAGCTGCGCGACCTCACCCGCCCCTGCCGCAACCCGGGCGACGCGCTGCGCGACCCCACGCGCATCATCTGCCAGCGGCCGTACGACGCCGGCAGGGGCCCGAGCTTCTACGCCGGCGCCCCGGCGCCCACGCGCTCGATCCTGGGGATGAGCGACGACGAGATCAACGCCATCGCGCGCGGCTCGGGGCAGGTGCTGTCGCAGGACCAGGTCTTCGAGGCGCGCGGCGTCCAGGTGGTGTTCCCGGCCAACAAGTACCTGCTCCCGGCCGACCTCTTCGTGCTCTCCATCATCAAGACCGCCTGGGGCGACCGGCCGATCTACTTCGCCAGCACCACCAACGTGCAGTACGACCTGGGGCTCTACCCGCACGTGGCGCGGCAGGGGCTGGCCTTCAAGCTGGTGACCCCCGAGGAGGGCGCGCGGCTGATGAAGATGCCGGGCGGCGACCAGTTCAACCCCATGCTGGGCGCGTACATGGACGTCGACCGGAGCGCCTCGCTGCTGGGCCAGACCTTCCAGCTGCACGACGTGCTCGACAAGCCGCACTGGACCGACGACGCCACGCGCAACATCCCCGTGCACCTGTACTACACGTACCTGGCCCAGGCGGCCGCCGAGGAGATGCGCAACAACCCGCGGGCCGCCGAGCGCTACAAGCGGATCGGCGAGCAGTTCGAGGCGCTCTCCAAGCGCTAGGCCTCCAGTCTTCCGCGACAGACGAGACGACCTCCCCGGCGCCCGAGCCGGGGAGGTCGTTTCACGTCCGGGTCCATGGCCGCGGCAGCGCCAGCGCATTCCGGATCCATCCACGAGGATCGTTCCGGGATACCGGGTTCTGCCGCGATGGTCTCACGCAGAGGAAGCAGAGGCAGCAGAGGAAGACCGCGGGTGGCGATGTGCTCTCTGCCGACTCTGCCGACTCTGCGTGAGGCCTGAAGTTCTTCCCCCGCTTCCCGTCATGCCGGGGCGAGCCAGAGCACCCGGCCGCCCAGCGCGTCGGTCAAGGTGTGGTCGTCGTCGTAGCTCTCGGTGCTGATCCCGGCGATGGTGCCGCCGGCGCCCTCGGACTGCTTGAGCTGCCAGCCGCGCCTGGCCGGCACCTGGTCGGAGTCGACGTTGTAGGCGCCCCAGTAGGCCTGGAACCTCAGGTCCTGGTAGAGCTGCACGGCGCTCAGCCCCGGCTCGTAGCCCACGTACAGCCCGGGCACGTACCCGGCGGCGGCCACCTCG contains:
- a CDS encoding DUF2723 domain-containing protein, with translation MAQAAKTERPRAVTIPEAPRPVEPTRPPYLLAAAAALAVFALYALTLGPTTWFWDTSEYIATAHIVGIPHPPGNPLFVLLARAWELLLAPTGLPTAVRINLFSAFMSAGTAFFWYLTVHRVLGWFDERETVRRVGAAVAVLVSATAYTVWNQANVNEKVYTVSMFTIAALTWLAFLWRDHVEAHRAAGAREAGRFHDDNVLVLMVFILALSVGNHLMAFLAAPAVLIFIVLVRPRSLANWRLYAFAFVFGFLGLSVHLFLSIRAGLHPVINEASPTCDSVGSALLSILGFGRFELPGACENLHAALAREQYGKPPIFQRQAPFVSQILTYFQYFDWQWARSVAGATGYFAAPRVFITLVFLALGGYGALEHFRRDRKSFAYLGVLFLTLSVGLTIYMNFKYGFGQIRAMGQNPDLAEVRERDYFFLVSFSLWGLWVGIGLTALWLSLSEALGGARKNALALASPVFALALIPLVLNWPYASRRNDWAARDFAYNMLMSVEPYGVLFTNGDNDTFPLWYVQEVEGIRRDVTVMVLSYLNTDWYPKQLRDLTRPCRNPGDALRDPTRIICQRPYDAGRGPSFYAGAPAPTRSILGMSDDEINAIARGSGQVLSQDQVFEARGVQVVFPANKYLLPADLFVLSIIKTAWGDRPIYFASTTNVQYDLGLYPHVARQGLAFKLVTPEEGARLMKMPGGDQFNPMLGAYMDVDRSASLLGQTFQLHDVLDKPHWTDDATRNIPVHLYYTYLAQAAAEEMRNNPRAAERYKRIGEQFEALSKR